From Candidatus Omnitrophota bacterium:
AAAGAGCGAGAAGCTCGAGATAGAGGAAGAGGCGCTTTACACTGTTGCGCGCGCCGCCGAAGGCGCAATGCGCGACGCGGAATCGATGCTCGACCAGCTCGTATCTTTCTGCGGGAAGAAGATAGACGCGGAGAGCGCCACCGCCGTATCCGGGACGGTGGGCCATGAGGTCCTCTTCGATTTCACCGAGAAGGTGATAAATAAAGATACGGCCGGGATATTGAAACTCGTAGACAGCGTGATCGCCAGCGGCAAAGATATCCCGCAGTTCGTGAATTCCCTGGTCGTGCATTTCAGGAATATATTGATCGCCAGGACTTCCGACGACCCTGAGGGGCTTATAGACCTCCCTAAAGAGATGATCGGCAGGCTGGCCGTCCAGGCGAAGTCTTTTTCCAACGAGACGCTGCTTTACATCCTCACGGTCCTGATGGGCGCGCAGGATTCGGTAAGGCGCGCGATATCGCAGAGGATCCCGCTCGAACTCGCGGCGATCCGCCTTACCCGTCGCGACGACCTGGTCTCGCTTACCTCGATGCTGGACAGGATCGAACAACTTGAGAAGAAGCTGGGGAGCGGGGCCGGTAAACCCGAATCGAAAGCAGCGCCGCAGCCGCAGCATAAAGGCGAAAAGATATCCGAACCGGCCAAAGACGCGGAAAAGAAAGAGCATTTTGATGTAGAAGTAGAGGTCGAGGCCACGGGACTTTCATTCGAAAGGATATGTGAAGTCTGGCCGAACCTCCTGCGCGAGATCCTTTCGAAGAAGATGTCGCTCGCCTTATTCCTCCAGCCCGGACAGCCGCTGAAACTCCAGGACAGCGTCCTTACAATAGCTTTTTCCAGGGAACACGTGTTCCACAAGGAGGCGCTTGAGACGAACGGCAACAGGAAGATGATAGAGAACGCCTTGAGCGGTATCCTGAAGCATAATGTGAGGATCGACATGAAGGTAGTCGAGGCGCTTGAGAAGAAAGTTTCGGTAGAAGACCTCCTGCAGGAAGAGCGCCAGGAAGAGACCCACGAAGTCGTGAAGTCCGCGCTCGAGATATTCGGCGGAAACCTCAAAAGAAACGATGCGTCACACCTGACATAATCTAACGCATCCCGCTAAATCAAGGTAATCACATGCCCGGTTACACCAGGACTATGGAAAAATTGATATCCGAGTTTACTAAACTGCCCGGTATCGGCCAGAAATCCGCGGAACGCATCGTCATGCATATCCTCAAATCCCCCCGCGAGAACGCGGCCGCCCTCTCCGAAGCGATAATAAAACTCAAAGATACCATCGTTTTCTGCAAAAGCTGTTTTAATTTAAGCGAAAGCGATACCTGCCACATCTGCGGCGACCCGATGCGCGATAAAACGAAGATACTGGTGGTGGAAAGCCCCAAGGACATCCTCGCCATAGAAAAGAGCGGGGCATACAGGGGCCTATACCACGTCCTCCTGGGAGCTATCTCGCCCCTGGACGGGATAGGGCCGGATGAGCTTAAAATAAAGGAGCTTATGCGCCGCGTAAAGTCGGATAAGATAAAGGAAGTGATCCTCGCGACCGATGCCGATACCGAGGGCGAGACGACAGCCCTGTATATTTCGCAACTCCTTAGGAATCAAGGCGTTAAGACGACTCGCATAGCCTACGGCCTGCCTGTGGGATCCCATCTCGAATACGCCGACCAGGCGACCCTCGCCAGGGCGCTCGAAGGCCGGAATCAAATTTCTTGACACAAACCCCCGCCTCTGGTAAAATTTAGTCCTAACCTACCCGTTTTCATCCAATAAGGAGGCCTTTTTGAGGGTCATTAGGGCGGTTGGCCAGGGTTTAAGCATAACCCACAGGGGATGGCCTATAATAGCGGTTATTTTTATCTTTTACGCAGCCGTTAGGTTCTTTGCGGCCCCGAACGACGCCATCCCTCCTTATATGAAAAAAATGGGGGATTGGGGAGCTACCGTAGTCATCTTCGCGGCGCTGGTGCTGGGCTTCAACTATCTTCTCGCGGGCGCGCAGATATTCGCGAGGGACGCGATAAGAGAGAGGCGTTTCGGGTTTAATGGGTTCTTCGGGAATTGCAGCAGGTTTTTCCTGGGGCAACTCGGCGTAAGCGCGGTCCTATGGATACCGGCGTGGATATTGGCGCTCGTGATGGCCGTCCTGATGGGCGGGGCCATGATGGAATCGAAGCTATATCCGTTGACCGCGGCAGTCCTCGGGGCCTTCTCGGCCGTCGTGGCGCTCCTGCTCGCGGTATTTTACGCCCTTATCTGCTTGTCGTGGGCGATAACCGCGGCTGACGGCAGGGGCATTTTCAGGAGCATATGGAGGAGCGTCATCTTCTGCGGAGAAAGATTTTTCAGCGTATTCGGCCTCCTGATACTGTTCTTTGTTTTGATGATCGTTATCTCCCTGGTCGTATGGATAGCTTACGCGTTCGTGGTACAGGGCCTCAGGCGTTTGGGGCTTGACGGCCATATAATAATTTTACGCGAGGTCACCGGCTGCATGCTGAACGCCTATTTTTTCTTGTTCCTGACCTCGACGTTAATGTCGTATTACTTAAACAACAGGAAGGAAGATGAAAGGTATAACTGAAGTAGTCTGGCACGGAAGAGGCGGGCAGGGCGCCGTTACCGCGGCAAAGCTGCTGGGTGAAGCGGCCCTCCGCGAGGGGAAGAATCTCCAGGCGTTCCCGGAGTTCGGCGCTGAACGTACCGGCGCGCCTGTAAGGAGTTTTACGAGGTTAAGCGATAAGCCCATCACGATCCACTGCTCGATAACGGCGGCGGATTGCATCGTGGTGCTCGACCCGACGCTCATAGATGTCGTCGACATCACCGAAGGGATGAAGGACGATACGTCGATAGTCATCAACACCGTCTTCTCGCCGAAAGAGATACGTTCAAAGCTCGGCATAAAGGGCGGAAAGATATTCACGGTTGACGCGACGTCGATATCGGTCGCGAAGCTCGGACGGAACATCCCGAACATGCCGATGGTCGGGGCGCTGATCAAGGCGACCGGGGTCATTAAGCTCGAGAACCTGACCGAGACGTTCAAAGAAAGTTTCGCGGCAAAGTTCACGCCTGAGGTCATCAAGGGCAACCTTGAGGCGATCGAGCAGGCGTATAAAGAGGTAAAGGCGGAATAAAATGGCAAAAACGGAAAAAGTAAAAGCACCCAGTTGGAAAGAAGTGGTCATAGGCGGAATAAATCCGGACGCCGGCAGCGCGATGAAGTACAACAGCGGCACATGGCGCACGTTCAAGCCGGTCTGGTCGGAGGAAAAATGCATCCAGTGCAGCCTGTGCTGGATAAATTGCCCGGATTCATCGATCATGATAAAGGATGGCAAGGTCTGCGGGATGGACCTGGTTCATTGCAAGGGCTGCGGGATCTGCGCTGCGATCTGCCCGGTGAAACCGAAGAAAGCCATAGAAATGGTCAAGGAAGAAAAATGAGCAAAAAACTATTAGCTTTGACAGGTAACGACGCGGCAGCGTACGCTATGAAACAGATAAACCCGGATGTCGTTGCGGCATATCCGATCACGCCGCAAACGTCGCTGATGGAGAAGTTCGCGCAGTTCGTGGCCGACGGTGAGTTAGATACCGAAATAGTATTGGTAGAGTCCGAACACTCCGCGATGTCGGCATGCGTCGGCGCATCGTGCGCGGGAGCGCGCGTGATGACAGCTACATCATCGCAGGGCCTGGCGCTCATGTGGGAGATAGTCTATATCGCCTCGAGCTACCGCCTGCCGATAGTGATGCCGTTGGTGAACAGGGCGCTTTCAGGCCCCATTAATATACATTGCGACCATTCTGACGCGATGGGCATCCGCGATTCGGGCTGGATACAGCTCTGGGCCGAGAACGCGCAGGAAGTCTATGATAACCTCTTGCAGGCGATAAGGATAGCCGAGAATTCCGATATCCTCCTGCCTGTAGCAGTAAATTACGACGGCTTCATCATCAGCCATGCGATAGAGAACATGTATCTATATGACGACGCAGAGGTCAAGAAATTCGTCGGAGAGTACAAACCGAAATACACGCTGCTCGACCCGAAGAAGCCGACGACATTCGGAGGTTTCGACCTCCCGGATTATTATTTCGAGCACAGACGCCAGATGGCTGACGCGATGTCAAAATCGGCGAAGGTAATAGCCGATACGGCTAAGGAATTCTCGAAAATATGCGGCCGCGAGTATAAATTCATCGAGGGATACAAGCTCGAGGACGCGGAAGTCGCTATAGTCGCGCTCGGGTCGACGGTCGGGACGGCGCGCGCCGTCGTCGACGAACTCCGCGAGAAAGGCGTCAAGGCGGGCCTGTTGAAGATCCGCATGTTCAGGCCGTTCCCGGAGAACGAAATAGCGGATGCCTTAAAACACCTTAAGGCGATAGCGATCCTGGACCGCGCTGACGCGTTGAACGCGGTCGGCGGGCCTTTATTCGATGAGATAAGGGCTGCGCTTTACAAGAAGTCGACAATGCCGGTCGTCAATTACGTATACGGCCTCGGCGGGCGCGACATGGGCCTCGTCGAGATAAATAAGGTATATTCGGACCTGGCTGAGATAGCCAAGACCGGCAAGGCCAAAGACCTTGTGACATACCTGGGGGTAAGGGAATAAATGGCAAACTTAAAAGAACTTAATAAGAGAAAAGAGCTACTCTCCGGCGGGCACAGGATGTGTGCGGGCTGCGCATCTCCCATAATCGTAAGGCAGATGGGCCTGTCACAGGAGATGCCGTTAGTTGTGGGAAGCGCTACGGGCTGCCTCGAAGTCTCGACGACGCCGAATCCTTTTACGGCATGGAACTCGAGCTTTGTGCATTGCGCTTTCGAAAATTCCGCCGCCACCGTTTCAGGAGCTGAAGCGGCATACAGGTCGTTAAGGCGCCGCGGCAAGGTAAAGGAAGAGATGAGGTTTGTCGCGCTCGGCGGCGACGGCGGCACGTATGATATCGGACTGCAGTCGCTTTCGGGCATGCTTGAGCGCGGCCAAAGGATCTTGTATCTTTGCTACAATAACGAAGCTTATATGAATACAGGCGTCCAACGTTCAAGCGCCACGCCTATGGGAACCCAGACGACAACAGCGCCGGTCGGCAAGCAATCCATCGGGAAAAAACAGTTCCCGAAGGACTTGACAGGCATAGCGGTAGCGCATAGAATACCCTTTGTCGCGACGGCGAGCCCCAGCCACTGGAACGACCTTATAACAAAGTCGCAGAAGGCGCTTTCGGTAGACGGGCCCGCTTTCATGAACGTCATATCGCCGTGCCCGTTAGGGTGGGCTTATCCGTCGGATAAGACGATAGAGATAGCGAAACTCGCGGTCGATACATGCTTCTGGCCGCTCTACGAGGTTGAGAACGGCAATGCCTGGAAGCTGAGCTATAAGCCGGCCGCCAAGAAGCCGATCACGGATTACCTCAAAGCGCAGGGCCGTTTCCGCCACCTGTTAAGGCCGGAGAACGCTTCTGTGGTCGAGGAGATCCAGAAGAGGATAGACGACGATTGGGCCGCGCTGTTGAAACGCTGCGGCGCTGAGGCATAATATAGAGCAGCACCGTTCTTTGTGAAATATCCGCTCCCCTGCCCCGAATGTAGTGTTTCGTGGTAGAATATCTTCGGGGTGCCGAAGCGAGAACATCTATGAGCTACTTCATTCGGCATAGCTCAGTTGGGATCATTGGAAATATGCATTATGTTTACATATTAAAAAGTAACAGCTCTGGAAGATATTATATTGGTGAAACAAGTAATATCGATAGAAGATTATCAGAGCACAAAGAGAAGAAGAGTAGTTTTGGTAAAAGAAATTGCGATTTAGTTCTTGTCTATAGCAGAGAATTTCACAACAGGACAGAAGCTCGTAAGTTTGAGAATTTCCTGAAACGGCAAAAGAGCCGGACGTTCATTGAAAGATTAGTTTCAAATAAAATATCCGCTCCCCTGTAGCTCAGTTGGTAGAGCAGTGGACTGTGCAAGGCGCAGCTTCTACAGGAAACTGTAGTTGAAAAAGCAGGAGAATTGTCCGCAGCGTAGTATTAGCTGACGGAGCGCCGCAGATGTGGCGTCTGGAAGCCCCTCTGGGGTAATCAGCAGCCGAGCCCTTTAGAAATAAAGGGAAGGTTCAGAGACTATGCACCTGCCTCCTAAACGTAAAGCCGTAGGAGATGATATAGTCCAAGTCCGGTAGCAATACCGGGTCACTTGTAATCCACGTGTCCCTGGTTCGAGTCCAGGCGGGGGAGCCAGTTTGAAGACCCTCTGCAATTAAACATTGCGGAGGGTTTTTGTTTATTAGGCGCGATTTTAGAGTAGAAATGATATAATAGTAAAAAGTGAAGTCGTTTTTTGTTTATAGGGAGAGAAGCAATGAATCAGCAGACAAGAAGAATAGATTATGCTTGGGCTAGATTTTGGGCGAGATTCATAGACTACTTTCTTTTCGTTTTCATATTAATTGGGATATTTTATTTTATTAATGATTCTATCTATGGTTTTCCAAGCACTAAACCAGGATTTAGATTTGCAGAGCTATTCGTATGGGTTTTTATAGAATCTCTCTTGCTTTCGACGTGGGGCGCTACGCCTGGCAAATGGCTCTTAAATATAACCGTCAGAGATTCAAATGGACAAAAACTTAGATATTTAGCTGCATTAAAAAGAAGTTTAAAGGTTTGGATAATTGGGCTTCTAACGGGATTTAGCTTTCCACTCAGTTTTTTAGCAATGTTTTTTAACAATCAAGCGATTAGCAATAAGGGAGTTACAATTTGGGATCGTGAGGGGCAATTTGTGATCTTGCATAGAAAGTTTAGCCCATTTAAGTTTTTCCTGGTAGCCGTATTTATAGTTATAGCCGTTTTAATTTATTTGTTTCTGTTTCTTTGTGACAATTGGTCAATGAGGATTACATAGCTTCATCAGAGTGTAACCAGTTGCGAAATTCGTCCAACACAGGGAGCCATCTTTGAAGAAAAACCCATCCATTAAGGATGGGTTTTTTATTGTCGAGCCCCCGCTTTCGCAGAGAAGCTGCAGTTAACCATTGAAACTCGGCAATCCAAAGCGTATAATTTAAGCCAGTAAAGTGCCCCCTTTTAGGACGGCACTAAAATGGTATAAAGTTTATGATCGGAAATCAATAAGGGGCAAGTTTAAACAAACATGAAAAGCGATTTTAAATCCCAGATCCTGAAAGAAATCGAAGACTGGCAAAAAGAAGGTTTGATTTCGGCTGAACAAGAAAAAAATTTAACTTCAAGATATAGCCTTCCGGAAATAGCGTCGGAAAAATCCGCTTTGGCGAAGATCATTACTTTTTTGTCTATTTTCGGTTCAATTTTAGTGGGGATAGGGGTAATTTTATTTTTTGCTTCAAACTGGCGGG
This genomic window contains:
- a CDS encoding thiamine pyrophosphate-dependent enzyme, whose protein sequence is MANLKELNKRKELLSGGHRMCAGCASPIIVRQMGLSQEMPLVVGSATGCLEVSTTPNPFTAWNSSFVHCAFENSAATVSGAEAAYRSLRRRGKVKEEMRFVALGGDGGTYDIGLQSLSGMLERGQRILYLCYNNEAYMNTGVQRSSATPMGTQTTTAPVGKQSIGKKQFPKDLTGIAVAHRIPFVATASPSHWNDLITKSQKALSVDGPAFMNVISPCPLGWAYPSDKTIEIAKLAVDTCFWPLYEVENGNAWKLSYKPAAKKPITDYLKAQGRFRHLLRPENASVVEEIQKRIDDDWAALLKRCGAEA
- a CDS encoding 2-oxoacid:acceptor oxidoreductase family protein, with amino-acid sequence MKGITEVVWHGRGGQGAVTAAKLLGEAALREGKNLQAFPEFGAERTGAPVRSFTRLSDKPITIHCSITAADCIVVLDPTLIDVVDITEGMKDDTSIVINTVFSPKEIRSKLGIKGGKIFTVDATSISVAKLGRNIPNMPMVGALIKATGVIKLENLTETFKESFAAKFTPEVIKGNLEAIEQAYKEVKAE
- the dnaX gene encoding DNA polymerase III subunit gamma/tau: MSYIVFARKWRPKDFDSVLGQEHVTTTLRNAIAQNRVAHAYIFSGPRGVGKTTTARIFAMALNCKNGPTKEPCGACDSCKEISNGTNLDVIEIDGASNRGIDEVRALRENIKFAPTRGKYKVYIIDEVHMLTEEAFNALLKTLEEPPAHAIFIFATTRPYKVPSTILSRCQRFDFKRLTVNEITGKLKEIAKSEKLEIEEEALYTVARAAEGAMRDAESMLDQLVSFCGKKIDAESATAVSGTVGHEVLFDFTEKVINKDTAGILKLVDSVIASGKDIPQFVNSLVVHFRNILIARTSDDPEGLIDLPKEMIGRLAVQAKSFSNETLLYILTVLMGAQDSVRRAISQRIPLELAAIRLTRRDDLVSLTSMLDRIEQLEKKLGSGAGKPESKAAPQPQHKGEKISEPAKDAEKKEHFDVEVEVEATGLSFERICEVWPNLLREILSKKMSLALFLQPGQPLKLQDSVLTIAFSREHVFHKEALETNGNRKMIENALSGILKHNVRIDMKVVEALEKKVSVEDLLQEERQEETHEVVKSALEIFGGNLKRNDASHLT
- a CDS encoding 4Fe-4S binding protein is translated as MAKTEKVKAPSWKEVVIGGINPDAGSAMKYNSGTWRTFKPVWSEEKCIQCSLCWINCPDSSIMIKDGKVCGMDLVHCKGCGICAAICPVKPKKAIEMVKEEK
- a CDS encoding transketolase C-terminal domain-containing protein; protein product: MSKKLLALTGNDAAAYAMKQINPDVVAAYPITPQTSLMEKFAQFVADGELDTEIVLVESEHSAMSACVGASCAGARVMTATSSQGLALMWEIVYIASSYRLPIVMPLVNRALSGPINIHCDHSDAMGIRDSGWIQLWAENAQEVYDNLLQAIRIAENSDILLPVAVNYDGFIISHAIENMYLYDDAEVKKFVGEYKPKYTLLDPKKPTTFGGFDLPDYYFEHRRQMADAMSKSAKVIADTAKEFSKICGREYKFIEGYKLEDAEVAIVALGSTVGTARAVVDELREKGVKAGLLKIRMFRPFPENEIADALKHLKAIAILDRADALNAVGGPLFDEIRAALYKKSTMPVVNYVYGLGGRDMGLVEINKVYSDLAEIAKTGKAKDLVTYLGVRE
- a CDS encoding RDD family protein — its product is MNQQTRRIDYAWARFWARFIDYFLFVFILIGIFYFINDSIYGFPSTKPGFRFAELFVWVFIESLLLSTWGATPGKWLLNITVRDSNGQKLRYLAALKRSLKVWIIGLLTGFSFPLSFLAMFFNNQAISNKGVTIWDREGQFVILHRKFSPFKFFLVAVFIVIAVLIYLFLFLCDNWSMRIT
- the recR gene encoding recombination mediator RecR, translating into MPGYTRTMEKLISEFTKLPGIGQKSAERIVMHILKSPRENAAALSEAIIKLKDTIVFCKSCFNLSESDTCHICGDPMRDKTKILVVESPKDILAIEKSGAYRGLYHVLLGAISPLDGIGPDELKIKELMRRVKSDKIKEVILATDADTEGETTALYISQLLRNQGVKTTRIAYGLPVGSHLEYADQATLARALEGRNQIS